One Prunus dulcis chromosome 7, ALMONDv2, whole genome shotgun sequence DNA segment encodes these proteins:
- the LOC117634543 gene encoding uncharacterized protein LOC117634543 produces MVCVACLLPLFLVPIVNFLPLLFYYIVGKIYRLLGWEYRKPEIAPPACPYKPIAKQDSKVNEKAELAQPDSVPEFVGAVGLKQE; encoded by the exons ATG GTTTGCGTGGCGTGTCTCTTACCACTTTTCCTCGTCCCAATAGTCAATTTTTTGCCCCTTCTCTTCTACTACATCGTG GGAAAAATTTATAGGCTTCTCGGGTGGGAGTACAGAAAGCCAGAAATAGCTCCTCCGGCATGCCCTTACAAGCCTATAGCTAAACAGGACAGCAAA GTAAATGAAAAAGCTGAACTTGCGCAACCAGACTCTGTTCCCGAATTTGTTGGAGCTGTAGGTTTGAAGCAAGAATGA